ATAGGGGTTCACAAGGTACGGCCCGTACTGAACCCGGGTAGGCTGCTTGAGCCAGTGAGCGATTGCTGGCCTAGATGAATGACTGTCCACGACAGAACCCGGCTTAACGGTCAGCTTCAACTTTTCAGAAAACCCTCGTCAGAAATGGCGGGGGTTTTTGCTTTCAGGCTCCAGGCGGATGCAAAGGCAGATGAATGACTGTCCACGACGCTATACCGAAAAGAAAGCGGCTTAACGGTCAGCTTCAACTTTTCAGAAAACCCTCGTCAGAAATGGCGGGGGTTTTTGCTTTCTGGCGCAGGTGGATCAAAAGGGCAGATGAATGACTGTCCACGACGCGCTACCCAAAAGAAAGCGGCTTAACGGTCAGCTTCAATTCTTCAGAAAACCCTCGTCAGAAATGGCGGGGGTTTTGCTTTCTGGCGCAGGTGGATCAAAAGGGCAGATGAATGACTGTCCACGACGCACTACCCAAAAGAAAGCGGCTTAACGGTCAGCTTCAACTTTCCATAAAACCCTCGTCAGAAATGGCGGGGGTTTTTGCTTTCTGGCGCAGGTGGATCAAAAGGGCAGATGAATGACTGTCCACGACGCGATACCGAAAAGAAAGCGGCTTAACGGTCAGCTTCAACTTTTCAGAAAACCCTCGTTAGAAATGGCGGGGGTTTTTGCTTTCAGGCTCCAGGCGGATGCAAAGGCAGATGAATGACTGTCCACGACGCTATACCGAAAAGAAAGCGGCTTAACGGTCAGCTTCAACTTTCCATAAAACCCTTGCCAGAAATGGCGGGGGTTTTGCTTTCTGGCGCAGGTGGATCAAAAGGGCAGATGAATGACTGTCCACGACGCTATACCGAAAAGAAAGCGGCTTAACGGTCAGCTTCAACTTTTCAGAAAACCCTCGTCAGAAATGGCGGGGGTTTTTGCTTTCTGGCGCAGGTGGATCAAAAGGGCAGATGAATGACTGTCCACGACGCGATACCGAAAAGAAAGCGGCTTAACGGTCAGCTTCAACTTTTCAGAAAACCCTCGTCAGAAATGGCGGGGGTTTTTGCTTTCAGGCTCCAGGCGGATGCAAAGGCAGATGAATGACTGTCCACGACGCTATACCGAAAAGAAAGCGGCTTAACGGTCAGCTTCAACTTTCCATAAAACCCTTGCCAGAAATGGCGGGGGTTTTTGCTTTCTGGCTCTGCTGGAATTGCCCGATGGTTTTGTAGGTCAGGTAAGGCGCCAGCCGCCACCTGACAAGAATGCGGGCACAATGCGTAAGGCTGGTTTGTCATTAACACCAACCCTCTCTCATGAGGTCAGGTATTTTATATTCACTCAATTAATTATTTAATTTAATGCATTTTTATTAATTATGTTTACTGAGCTTTAACTACATCTATACGTACTATTTCTTACATTTCCACATCTGCTTCTGAAAAATAATAAGCCGCCCTTTCTGGCAATTACCCTTCAGGATAAAACAATGAAATTAATGACCCGTATCGTGTTCACCGCTGTTCTGGCTAGCGGATTCTCTATGGCGGCTCAGGCTGCGGATGTTAAGGCAGCACCAGCCCCATCACAGGATCCGATTGTTCAACATTTAAAGCTGACCAACGATCAGGTAACGAAAATTAAGAGTCTGCACCAGCAATTGGAAAAAAATGTTCAGCAGATTTCCCAGAAAGATATTAAAGACGGCGTACTGTTTGATGTGATCGATTCCGGAAAATGGAATGAAAAAGCGGTTAAAGATCAGCTAGCGGCATTTAGCAAAGTAGAACAGCAGGTTCGCTACTATCGTGTGAAATACTATTTTGGTGTGAACCAGGTATTAACGCCAGATCAGCGCAAGCAGATGCAAAAAGATTTAGCCCAGGAACTGAGCGAGTAAATCAATCGGCCCCGTGCTGGGGCCGATGTTTTTACGTCAGGCGAGGCTCTCTTCGTCCTGAATCCGTACCTCCGCTTCCGCGACGATAGCTTCCAGTTCACTTAACATCTCTTCATAGCCAAAACTGACTGCGACCATAACTTCTGGTTGCGGCTGTTGCACTAATATCGCTGCTTTTTTTGCTTTCTTCTTGCTCACAGGCAAACTCCCTTACTGCCGTTGTTACACAGGTAAATCTATCAGCAAAGCGCGTAACGGCGTATCGGCGACGAGGGTAATGTTAGCTTCGTCACGAATAAACGCGCCATCACCGCAGGTCAGGGCCTGTTTTTCTTCTTCTTGCACAAGAGCATGCACCGTCCCGTGAATCGACTGCAGATAGGCGCGTGGGCCGTGAAGCTGGATATTGATCTCCTCGCCTTTCGCCATGTCGATATGGTGGATCCATACCTGTTGACGCAGTTGAAGACTGTTCTGGCTGCCGTCCGGCGAGGCTAGCAGCTGTTGCGGCCCGGCGGCGATCGCTATTTTCTGGACTAGTGGATTTTCATGCTGCGGACAAGCATCCAGCCACAGCTGCATTCTCGTCAACGAACCCTCTTTACTCAGGTTGTGCTCGCTATAGCTGACGCCGGGTTGAGTCGAAATCAGCAGTGCCTCTCCCGCTTTCGCCTGGATATGGTTGCCGTCACTGTCGCGGTACTCCGCTTCCCCTTCCAGTATCAGGTTCAGAATATCGACCTTCGGGTAGGTACGCGGCTGGAACGAGGCGCCGGGCGCCAGCACCTCCTGGTTGAGCACGCGCAGAGACGCGTAGCCTAGCAGTTTCGGGTCGAAGTAGTGGCCAAAGGAAAAGGTGTAGCGGGCCTGCAGCCAGCCGAAGTCAGCTTGACCGCATTGTTTGGCTGTTCGGGTAGTAATCATTTTCTTGACCTCTCTTTACACTAAATCAATGGTAAAGGTATGGACGCTGTATTGTTAGCCAGATATTCTGCCCGGTATGTTCAAATTTCCTGAATGAGAGAATGATGGCCAAAGAGAGAGCACTAACGCTGGAAGCGTTGCGCGTTATGGATGCGATTGACCGACGCGGAAGCTTTGCCGCTGCGGCTGATGAACTCGGTCGTGTTCCTTCGGCGCTGAGCTATACCATGCAAAAGCTGGAGGAGGAGCTT
This Klebsiella sp. RHBSTW-00484 DNA region includes the following protein-coding sequences:
- a CDS encoding Spy/CpxP family protein refolding chaperone, whose translation is MKLMTRIVFTAVLASGFSMAAQAADVKAAPAPSQDPIVQHLKLTNDQVTKIKSLHQQLEKNVQQISQKDIKDGVLFDVIDSGKWNEKAVKDQLAAFSKVEQQVRYYRVKYYFGVNQVLTPDQRKQMQKDLAQELSE
- a CDS encoding pirin family protein, which encodes MITTRTAKQCGQADFGWLQARYTFSFGHYFDPKLLGYASLRVLNQEVLAPGASFQPRTYPKVDILNLILEGEAEYRDSDGNHIQAKAGEALLISTQPGVSYSEHNLSKEGSLTRMQLWLDACPQHENPLVQKIAIAAGPQQLLASPDGSQNSLQLRQQVWIHHIDMAKGEEINIQLHGPRAYLQSIHGTVHALVQEEEKQALTCGDGAFIRDEANITLVADTPLRALLIDLPV